A part of Crassostrea angulata isolate pt1a10 chromosome 5, ASM2561291v2, whole genome shotgun sequence genomic DNA contains:
- the LOC128183132 gene encoding uncharacterized protein LOC128183132, translating into MLKFSVSQRKLPLHYMRQTMSLNATSPLRQTIVNGPRKMQGATVSSSYCEIWKESPAKSAVFIHRNYQAPRKILTPGKGHRNPKVRRDMDGERGRGTPVRRSETIQMKVWSSQLSRLKRKTESLRKKDEEIKERYLEIKRKAKRVISSTGLLTMDDEYDVIPTKRSKLTTNQEQSVIHDNSKNSRINEHGWSQRKLDEHQSQRSGDDVIIVLKRRRNEDEEEADAMYAAHLLDIPSKRYKPPQKRHKSGSDIPSQSGGSGSHYPVPFPRTFLKNGRKYTIC; encoded by the exons ATGCTGAAGTTTAGCGTGTCTCAGAGGAAGCTTCCCTTGCACTATATGAGGCAGACAATGTCCCTTAACGCTACTAGTCCATTACGACAAACTATTGTAAATGGTCCACGGAAAATGCAGGGTGCTACAGTGTCATCTTCATATTGCGAAATCTGGAAGGAAAGTCCAGCCAAGTCTGCTGTGTTTATCCATCGTAATTATCAGGCGCCACGGAAAATCCTCACCCCCGGGAAAGGTCACAGGAACCCAAAGGTCAGGAGGGATATGGACGGCGAGCGAGGGAGGGGGACTCCCGTGAGGAGATCGGAGACCATACAGATGAAAGTCTGGAGCAGCCAACTGAGTAGACTGAAGAGGAAAACAGAATCCCTGAGGAAAAAG GATGAAGAAATCAAGGAACGATACCTGGAAATAAAAAGGAAAGCTAAGAGGGTGATTTCCTCTACTGGCCTATTAACGATGGACGACGAGTATGACGTCATTCCCACAAAACGGTCAAAACTCACAACAAATCAAGAACAGTCAGTCATTCACGATAACTCAAAAAATAGCCGGATCAATGAACATGGGTGGTCACAAAGGAAACTTGACGAACACCAAAGTCAGCGCAGCggtgatgacgtcataattgttCTCAAGCGCAGGCGCAATGAAGATGAAGAGGAGGCAGATGCGATGTATGCGGCCCATCTTCTGGACATCCCCAGCAAGCGATACAAGCCGCCACAGAAGCGCCACAAATCCGGTTCCGACATTCCGTCACAGTCCGGGGGTTCCGGATCACATTATCCCGTGCCGTTCCCCAGGACTTTCCTGAAGAATGGAAGGAAATACACGATTTGTTAG